The region tccaatgCCCCCTCCCCATCTGATAGGTAACCATGGGGTACAAAGAAACCATCCTCATCGTCGTCGTCATTTTCACCTCCCTCATCATTATCCTcctgcaaaaacaaagtgtttagTCAGGGATAGGCCACATTGattggggtgggggccacaaaaaaagggTCCGCaatgggtctgcgtacccacaaaCATCCCCGCAACCTTGTGAGCAAAATATTTTAACGGCCCACCTAATGACAGCCAAGATTTTTCCACCTAGGTTTATCAtctcctgaaattctacacattttgcaatggggcgGACAGACAAATTAGCCGTTTTACAGCCAATtgcctgcaattctacacattttgccatagagtGGAGGCATTTttgttagctttttttttttttatacacgataactgatgatcaatgggccccaccccggtcggtaattcgaccatgcttactacacgtttagatagctggccactaGACTAACTTAACCATACAGTAAAAaaattgctgacatgggctaattaagtgactgctgacgcacaaccaaatttcaaaattgcaccatgtgtattctattattctaactctcaacagtaagttgagaccccgacagAGTCCGCCCGCCCCCCCAAAAAGTTGCCCCTCCCTTTAGATCCTCACAACCAGCAGTAATGATACAGCTGCAACAATGAGCAAATCTTGATATCAAACAGAACAGCAGAGCATCAAAAGCTGTGACAGAAGAGTATTGAAGAGAGACCTACCCCTTCACTGTGTGACAGGGACTCTcctggctcctcctcctcccactcctcatcactgtctACTTCATAATCCAACAGGTCCTAGCGAGAACACACAAACTTTAGTCATACATGGAAACCCGTCAAACATGGAAGTCACAGTGCAACTGATAACACATTCTTCACTCATGGCACCACTTGACAAATTGGATATGGCAGGGTTAGTGAGAGCAATATGTCAGAAACTAAGATGTAAAGAAGTGAAAAGCTTCAATGATCATGGTCAGAGAATGAGGGAAGTCTTACCTTGTCCTGTCTGAGAGGGTAACGTGGGGAGATGTGGGGGCTCTTTTTACTCCACGTGCCCCAGTAGGCAGGCCGGTAGTTCTCACGGAACTGAAGGAGCTTCATGCGGCCGTAGCACTGCCGGTCAGGCACACCGTCCGGTTTAGGCCCCTTACCTATCACTATACACTCCCTATGCAGAGAACAGAGGGGCCAAAGACTATAGGAGtgtacatacactgaacaaaaatataaaatcgcaacatgcaacgatttcaaaGACTATACGGAGTTAgtccatataaggaaatcagtcaatttgaaaattcattagtccctaatctatggatttcacattactgacaatacagatatgaatctgttggtcacataccttaaaaaggtaggggcgtggatcagaaaacctgtcagcatctggtgtaaccaccatttgcctcatgcagcgcaacacatctcctttgcataaagttgatcagacTGATAGTGGCCTGTGAAATGATaccccattcctcttcaatggctgtgcgaagttgctgaatattgtcaggaactggaacacgctgtcgtacatgtcaatccagagcatcctgaaaatactcaatgggtgacatgtctggtgagtatgcaggccatggaagaactgggccattttcagcttccaggaattgtgtacagatccttgcgacatggggccgtgcattaccatgttgaaacatgaggtgatggcagcagatgaatggcacgacaatgggcctcaggatctagtcacggtatctgtgcattcaaattggcatcaataaaatgcaattgtgttcgttgtccgtagctaatGCCTTCCCATTGTTAACttgaaatgacacaacgacaaggttccagtttaacaaagtttactatactacttgaacacactacaaggtagccattccACTCAAGGCTAGGTCCATCAACGATTAGACTCCCTGCGcaggcgcactcttgactgagtgatagccccgtaataacagaagtatagggatacttaaaacatgaacttaacacccATACCATATAACCGCATCAtgatgcattctgttcacaacattgacatcagcaaacccctcgcacacacgacgccatacacgctacCTGTCATCTGCCCTGTACggttgaaactgggattaatccgtgaagagcacacttctccagcgtcacagtggccattgaaggtgaacgacgccgaactgcagtcaggtcaagaccctggtgtaCGCAGATGAGCATCCCTGAGAtggtttatgacagtttgtgcagaaattccttGAATGTGCAaatccagtttcatcagctgtccgggtggctggtctgacaatcccacaggtgactCCCCCAAAACAtcagtggcattgtattgtgagacaaaactgcaccctttagagtggccttttattgtccccagcacaaggtgcacctgtgtaatgatcatgctgtttaatcagcttcttgatatgcctcaccCTTCATGTGGATGAATTATTTGAtcttgctcactaacagggaggtaaacacatttgtgcacaaaatgagagaaataaggtttttgtgcatatgtcaaatttctgggatatttttttcagctcatgaaaccaacactttacatgttacatttacgTATTTTTTTTCAATGTAGAAACAGCCTCTTTACTGTAGGAAATCGCAGATTCTTTGTCGTTTCACAAAATGTCAAGAGTTCAGTAATTCAAAGCACCTATTGTTGCCATCATGGCCACGCAACAATTGTGACTTTTAGGGTGTGATGGTCTCACCTCATAGAGTCTGTGCTTCTGGGCTTGGTTGGGCCTGATCTGCGGGGCTCATTTCTGGTCCAGTCCCTCAGGCCGTGCAGACTTCCATCAGGTTTAGCCAGGTACCGGTCCAGTTCATCCAGGACTGCCTCCTCACACTGGACCCGGGTCAGCGGCGCCAGACCCATGTGCTCCTTTATCTCAAATGGAGCAAACTTTCCACAGGCAGACACAAAGGTCTGAGGTGGGAGGGACAGAATTAACATGCCACTATTTTATGATTAAGATTTTGTATTCTTTTTCAATCCAGTCAGAGTTATTTTAcctttgtggcctgctgaggagtcTTCGGTTTCTGTAGGAATCGTGTTATCTCTGCTTTCTCTGCTTTGAGCCTCTGAATAGAACATTTTCAGATGTATTATCAGGTCTGTTACAATGACATGGCAATTGCCAACCGTCAAATGTCAGACATTACATTTCAGTTTAAAGAATAGAAACATCCCTTATCAACTCACATCCTTCTCTTCTTTCAAccatttctcctcctctttctttctcttgcctTCAAGTTTTGCCCTGGGGGAAATTATATCATGTTTAATTCAATTGCAAGGATTACATTAGCTTTAATAAAAAAAACGTTCAATCAAATGTTTCCAGTCAAGTCAATATAAAAGTAACAAGACATTTCAAATCTGTAGCTCTAGGTGGTTTTCGATCAAGCAACACTCACTCCTGCTTCGATTTGCGATGCTCCTCTTTCGCTCTTAATTTCTCTTCTTTTTCCTTTTCctctttttcctttctctctcttttttcacactcttctttctcccttttctcctttctttccccctctctcagtTTGCGGGCCTcctcttttttcttctctttaaCAGCTTTagcctcctcccgctgccactcTCTCTCTTGGCGCTGGTGTAGCCTTTCCTCTTGCTCCTGCAAACTCTATGAAGAGAGGAAATAAATTCAGCTTCAGATAAGTATTTTGATGTAGATATTTAAATAGTAATTGGATGCAAAATTATGCCACTTAGCAGTGAAATACAGAAGTGATCTATCACAGGTCATTATACCTTTATAGAGCGTCTTTTCACAGTTTTCTGCTCTATTTTAGGGGTGGAATGTGGCTCCTGGAAAGAGAGAAGGTAACATAGATCAAGTATTAATTTAAAAGCTTTCTGCTGTGTACATTTACACTAAGATCCCTGATGACAGACATTGAATGATTATTGAATCTGATTTGTGAGTCGGTACTCACCGTGACAGTAGGATTGTTCTCCGTCTTGGCAGCCTCTGGGGACCTCTCGGCCGCTGACAGAGCGCTGGTGGATGAAGGAGACAGCTTGGACCCATTCCAATGACTGGACATATCAGGGATGACAGACTCTTCCTCTATGTCAGATCCCTGTGTTGTATCTAGCTGTGAGATTGATGCAGTGTCCTCCCCTTCCTGCTCCCCATCCTGTTCATCCCCCACCTTGCAGTCTAATTGCCCTGTTTTGGTGGCCGTTACAGCACTCAGGGTTTTGCTCTGGTGGTTGTTTTTTGTGGGAGGACACGAGGCAGAAATGGGTGTCGCAGGTTGCTGCTTTAGAGGGTCAGTTGAATTTAAGTCCTCAGTGAGAACAACAACTATTATTTTGGCAGGGGACGTTTGGCTGCTGTTACTCATGAATCCATCCAGGGGTCCGCGGCCGTTAACCAGAGCTGGTCCGTGACGCATGGGTAGCGGGGAACTTTCAGATTCATTCTCCCCATATGATAGCCCAGGCTCTGGGCAGGGAAGGGCACGAGTTCTTTTGGGTTCACTGGTCTCTTTGGGCTCTGGGTTCAGACGCTTAAATGGAAGGCGAGCTGAGGAGAAGATACCATTTATTATCCCTGATTTTCAAATTGGACTAAATCCAATTTATCTTTAAAAGTATTTGGGAAAACAATGAAAGCAAAGACACTAAATTAAAGAATTGTATTAATTGTAATATAATTGACTAAATTAGAATCtctgaaaaaaaaattatatagttTGATAGCATTATGTTATTATGTATCATTCTCCTTTAGCAAAATAAAAGCATCTAATTGTTTACTTtaccaggttagtctcattgagattaaAAATCTATTATACAAGAGAGACCTGGCCAAAATAGCAGCACACAACATTTCAGCCACAATTACAACTTAAAACACAAAGTACTACAGTTTAAAAAGATACATTTACGAGATTTGGCATCACCTTTGACCTTTTAAAACATGTTGGCTGGAGTTTTACTGTTATCTATTGCCAGGTAAAGGGAAGTTGTGACATCGGTCGAGCAGAAATCTGGCAAATAGTATATGGAGGTAATATGCATTCAAAACACCTGAGGTTCACTTACCCTGAACAAGCTTCTTATTGGCATTGCTGGGTTTGACTTTGCCATCCATACCTGTAACCAAAACAATGTGAGGGAGATAAGATGACAACAATCCCACAACCAATCCTTCAGTCATCAAACAGACTGTTTTTCAATACAGAAATATTTCCAGTTGCAAACAAGTTGCGTCACTGTAATTGCTACACAACTGTCACTGGAACAAAGAATTATGTGCAGTACCTTCATATGTTCAAACCACAAAAACAGTCACAACACTGTATGACTTAAACACTAACTGCTTTATCCCCCCTACTCAATGTTATTCATGCTATAGGCTAGTCCCTAGTTTACTCATATGGTTAGTTTAACAAATGCATCCAGGTTATTTAAGgaatgtaataataaatacatgtcAGTCAATTAGGAAACGGGTAAGTTAGACTTGGCACTTATCAAGTAAACGGACTACCACTTCAATTCAAATATAATGTTAAAtcaaatgtgactcgtttcattaaactaggcgtatgtcacaagtcacgacttcacaggaaaGGCATTTGAACGCTAATCAAAAAAAatattatcaaaatgtgttttttggcagaaatgccttatgGAAGATTTGAACTTTcacgtgccttaataacaaacctgtatgccatctgtaaatacgaataaagttgttaaattacgagcctagtttaGCCACATAAAAAGACAAGAACCTTCCTggtagccatgattg is a window of Salvelinus sp. IW2-2015 linkage group LG13, ASM291031v2, whole genome shotgun sequence DNA encoding:
- the LOC111972130 gene encoding chromatin assembly factor 1 subunit A-like, with the protein product MVMLAAEDPSVDGHLASTPRRRGMDGKVKPSNANKKLVQARLPFKRLNPEPKETSEPKRTRALPCPEPGLSYGENESESSPLPMRHGPALVNGRGPLDGFMSNSSQTSPAKIIVVVLTEDLNSTDPLKQQPATPISASCPPTKNNHQSKTLSAVTATKTGQLDCKVGDEQDGEQEGEDTASISQLDTTQGSDIEEESVIPDMSSHWNGSKLSPSSTSALSAAERSPEAAKTENNPTVTEPHSTPKIEQKTVKRRSIKSLQEQEERLHQRQEREWQREEAKAVKEKKKEEARKLREGERKEKREKEECEKRERKEKEEKEKEEKLRAKEEHRKSKQEAKLEGKRKKEEEKWLKEEKDRLKAEKAEITRFLQKPKTPQQATKTFVSACGKFAPFEIKEHMGLAPLTRVQCEEAVLDELDRYLAKPDGSLHGLRDWTRNEPRRSGPTKPRSTDSMRECIVIGKGPKPDGVPDRQCYGRMKLLQFRENYRPAYWGTWSKKSPHISPRYPLRQDKDLLDYEVDSDEEWEEEEPGESLSHSEGEDNDEGGENDDDDEDGFFVPHGYLSDGEGALEEEEEGGDPEKQKVRQKLKAREWDELMAKKKVKVLEAVVRSCVWDGEGPPLELFQQFAVCLVEPLPKAEPTTPEDYAQKLQQKLQEDEQLLSQLLPLLHGNVNSNKVIITEFQEFCRQKLTSTISSPQNSGDIPTRIRLKRLIKGNAMYEKRSAYRRCCWYIHTEVLARFSQEALPVPCQWNYLTSGAHVSREEASAATGSQGNSPTTPQTSTTPSSSNKTPSSSNKRKSAGSMSITKFMKKAADPEQAHEMDGFQADTDEDEADCVIILTQKGSSRKDTFPTENESTEKMEVTPSDTTALTLLRPIPTPATA